Proteins co-encoded in one Methylomonas albis genomic window:
- a CDS encoding OadG family protein, with protein sequence MNEMLSSGIELMLLGMGMVYAFLAMLIVAINVMSRLVRRYFPEMPAKFSDQAIVAGNDKAVIAAITAAVHQYRKKHNHG encoded by the coding sequence ATGAACGAAATGTTGTCCTCAGGGATTGAGCTGATGCTGCTAGGCATGGGCATGGTCTACGCGTTTTTGGCCATGTTGATAGTGGCTATCAATGTGATGTCCAGGTTGGTACGCCGCTATTTTCCGGAAATGCCTGCCAAATTTTCGGATCAAGCTATCGTGGCAGGAAACGATAAAGCAGTCATCGCCGCTATTACCGCAGCCGTTCATCAATACCGCAAAAAACATAATCACGGATAA
- the pgaC gene encoding poly-beta-1,6-N-acetyl-D-glucosamine synthase has protein sequence MEKLLDQAWAQQFIDWWLITQENLQEVPWWQFNEWLSRFVFYYPLLMAYVWMLGGMIYYVRWERNRGNVLSDLPELSEYPSVSILIPCYNEGENVRETIEYLLHQQYPHVEIIAINDGSKDNTLDILHELADQHPQIRVVNLASNQGKAVGLRTAALLANSEILIGIDGDALLAPNATAWIVRHFLEDPHVGAVTGNPRIRNRSTLLGKIQVGEFSAIVGMIKRAQRSYGHVFTISGVIAGFRKTALHDVGYWSPDMVTEDIDISWKLQLAGWAIRFEPNALCWVLMPETLNGLWKQRSRWAQGGVEVLLRYFRPLFRWRSRGMWPLYLECCISLTWAFLVVAMLAQVPFEWFSSEPQEALEDLSPHWTSMLLCVTCLIQFAVSLTIDSSYERKSGGSAQHYYWMIWYPIIYWLINVGTTINGCIMALRKKRGQRAVWVTLDRGLRQK, from the coding sequence ATGGAAAAATTGTTAGACCAAGCTTGGGCACAGCAATTTATCGATTGGTGGTTGATCACCCAGGAAAATTTGCAGGAAGTGCCATGGTGGCAGTTCAACGAATGGCTGTCGCGCTTCGTGTTTTATTATCCGCTGCTCATGGCCTACGTCTGGATGTTGGGTGGCATGATTTATTACGTGCGCTGGGAGCGTAATCGCGGCAATGTGTTATCCGATTTGCCGGAGTTGTCCGAATATCCGTCGGTATCGATTCTGATCCCTTGCTATAACGAGGGCGAGAATGTCCGGGAGACCATCGAATATTTGTTGCATCAGCAATATCCCCATGTCGAAATCATTGCAATCAACGACGGCAGCAAAGACAACACGCTGGATATTTTGCATGAATTGGCCGACCAGCATCCGCAAATTCGAGTGGTTAATTTAGCCAGCAATCAAGGTAAGGCGGTGGGTTTACGCACGGCGGCGTTGTTAGCCAATAGTGAGATTTTGATTGGGATTGATGGCGATGCTTTGCTGGCGCCGAATGCCACGGCCTGGATAGTCCGGCATTTTCTGGAAGACCCGCATGTCGGCGCGGTGACCGGTAATCCGCGCATCCGCAATCGTTCCACTTTGCTGGGCAAAATTCAGGTGGGGGAGTTTTCGGCCATAGTTGGCATGATCAAGCGCGCCCAACGTTCCTACGGGCATGTGTTTACCATCTCCGGCGTGATTGCCGGGTTTAGAAAAACCGCGTTGCACGATGTCGGCTATTGGAGTCCGGACATGGTCACCGAGGACATTGATATTAGCTGGAAATTGCAGCTGGCCGGCTGGGCAATTCGTTTCGAGCCGAATGCCTTGTGTTGGGTGTTGATGCCGGAAACCCTCAATGGTCTGTGGAAGCAACGCAGTCGCTGGGCGCAGGGCGGTGTCGAAGTGCTGTTGCGCTATTTTCGGCCGCTGTTTCGCTGGCGTTCCCGTGGCATGTGGCCGCTGTATCTGGAATGCTGCATCAGTTTGACTTGGGCGTTTCTGGTAGTAGCGATGTTGGCCCAGGTGCCGTTCGAGTGGTTTAGCAGCGAACCACAGGAAGCCCTGGAAGATTTGTCGCCGCATTGGACCAGCATGTTGTTATGCGTCACCTGTTTGATTCAGTTTGCGGTCAGTTTAACCATCGATTCCAGTTACGAACGTAAAAGCGGCGGCTCCGCGCAGCATTATTACTGGATGATTTGGTATCCGATTATCTATTGGCTGATCAATGTTGGCACCACGATCAACGGCTGTATCATGGCCTTACGTAAAAAACGCGGCCAGCGGGCGGTGTGGGTGACCTTGGATAGAGGTTTGAGGCAGAAATGA
- the pgaB gene encoding poly-beta-1,6-N-acetyl-D-glucosamine N-deacetylase PgaB, which yields MLAADSGNSSFLVLNYHDILEEEERVPPFDRIAVNKDHLADHFAWLKQNNYHVISVQDLLDCMKGDKVLPTKAVMLTFDDGYLSFYTRAMPLLKKYKYPATLAVVGSWLEQQKVPGVKPLMTPAQIREVAESGLVEIASHTYDLHHGIIANPQGNQQSAVTSRLYSSEYDEYEKDEDYRKRIFQEVDKSSERLFQLLGKRPRVMVWPYGEYNAIALEATKLAGMRLTMGLNDGANTLADAYVMKRMMITDDANAKQFGEIVKNQRVGQELRVAHVDMDYIYDDDEEQTEKNLALVVDRIKASGANTVYLQAYSDPDGDGNADKLYFPNRHLPVRRDMFNHVTLQLRTRAGVRVYAWMPIMAYKADVPLKWYVKEWRDGEPQLSRHIYTRLSPFNPEARQFIGEIYEDLAKHCDFNGILFHDDGILSDFEDVSPLAMEFSRNVWGMPAEFDTIHASSELRLRWAQHKTELIGQFTDYLADKVRFYRPYIKTARNFYSLPLLKPYSEEWYAQSFPAFLKHYDYVAVEAMPFMEEAENPKQWLVELVEKTAQYPGGLDKMVFELQAVNWKTKQDIAMPVFAEQFELLKKHGAKHIGYYPDNVFNDQPKLAELKKFFPVSKKD from the coding sequence TTGCTAGCCGCCGATTCGGGTAACTCCAGCTTTTTGGTATTGAATTATCACGACATTCTCGAAGAAGAAGAGCGGGTGCCGCCATTTGATCGGATCGCGGTGAATAAAGACCATTTGGCCGATCATTTTGCCTGGTTGAAGCAGAACAACTACCACGTTATCAGCGTCCAGGATTTACTGGATTGCATGAAGGGTGACAAGGTTTTACCGACTAAAGCCGTGATGCTGACCTTTGACGACGGCTACCTGAGTTTTTATACTCGAGCCATGCCCTTGCTGAAAAAGTACAAATATCCGGCCACCTTGGCGGTAGTCGGTTCTTGGCTGGAGCAGCAGAAGGTGCCCGGCGTTAAACCGTTGATGACGCCGGCGCAAATTCGTGAGGTGGCGGAGAGCGGTCTGGTCGAGATTGCTTCGCACACCTATGATTTACATCACGGCATCATCGCCAATCCGCAAGGCAATCAGCAAAGTGCGGTGACTTCACGTTTGTACAGTAGCGAATACGACGAATACGAAAAAGACGAGGACTATCGAAAACGAATTTTTCAGGAAGTGGATAAAAGCTCCGAGCGCTTGTTTCAGTTATTGGGCAAGCGGCCGCGGGTCATGGTTTGGCCTTACGGCGAATATAACGCCATTGCGCTGGAAGCGACCAAATTGGCGGGCATGCGTCTGACTATGGGCCTGAATGACGGCGCCAATACCTTGGCCGATGCCTACGTGATGAAACGGATGATGATCACCGACGACGCCAATGCCAAACAATTCGGCGAAATCGTTAAAAATCAGCGTGTGGGACAGGAGTTGCGGGTGGCACACGTGGATATGGATTACATCTACGACGACGACGAAGAACAAACCGAAAAGAATTTGGCCTTGGTGGTGGATCGAATCAAAGCCAGCGGCGCCAATACCGTCTATCTGCAAGCGTATTCCGACCCGGACGGCGACGGCAATGCCGACAAACTGTATTTCCCTAATCGGCATTTGCCGGTGCGCCGGGACATGTTTAATCATGTGACCTTACAATTACGCACGCGGGCCGGCGTGCGCGTCTATGCCTGGATGCCGATCATGGCCTATAAAGCCGATGTGCCGCTGAAATGGTATGTGAAGGAATGGCGCGATGGAGAACCGCAGTTGTCCCGGCATATTTACACGCGTTTGTCACCGTTTAACCCGGAAGCACGGCAGTTTATCGGCGAGATTTACGAAGATTTGGCCAAGCATTGCGACTTTAACGGCATTCTGTTTCACGACGACGGGATTTTGTCGGACTTTGAAGACGTCTCGCCGCTGGCGATGGAATTTAGCCGCAACGTCTGGGGTATGCCGGCCGAGTTCGATACCATTCATGCGTCTAGCGAGTTGCGTTTGCGCTGGGCGCAGCATAAAACCGAGTTGATCGGCCAATTCACCGATTATTTGGCCGACAAGGTCAGGTTCTACCGGCCTTATATCAAAACCGCCCGCAATTTTTACTCTTTGCCGCTATTAAAGCCGTATAGCGAAGAATGGTATGCCCAGTCTTTCCCGGCGTTTTTAAAGCATTATGATTACGTGGCGGTAGAGGCGATGCCTTTCATGGAAGAAGCCGAAAATCCCAAACAATGGTTGGTAGAGTTAGTCGAAAAAACCGCGCAATATCCGGGCGGCCTGGACAAGATGGTGTTTGAATTGCAGGCGGTTAATTGGAAAACCAAGCAGGATATTGCTATGCCCGTCTTCGCCGAGCAATTCGAGTTGTTGAAAAAACACGGTGCCAAACACATCGGTTACTATCCCGACAACGTGTTTAACGATCAGCCCAAGTTGGCGGAGCTGAAAAAATTCTTTCCGGTTTCGAAAAAGGATTAA
- the oadA gene encoding sodium-extruding oxaloacetate decarboxylase subunit alpha, protein MEKVNKPLGITEVVLRDAHQSILATRLRIEDMLPICEQLDQIGYWSIESWGGATFDACIRYLGDDPWERLRLLKKAMPNTPQQMLFRGQNILGYRHYADDVVDKFVERCVVNGIDVFRIFDAMNDMRNIERAIKAVLHTDAHAQGTISYTTSPVHTIKKWVEQGKQIEDMGAHSICIKDMAGLLTPYDAYELISKLKKAVAIPIHMQCHATTGLSVGTYIKAIEAGVDNLDTAISSLSMTYGHSPTETIVAAMAGQKRETGLDLIKLEKIAAYFREVRKKYAKFEGSLKGVDGRILVSQVPGGMLTNMESQLREQGAADRFDAVLQEIPLVRKDLGYIPLVTPTSQIVGTQAVLNVLAGERYKTISKETAGVLKGEYGATPAPVNKELQARVLNGAEPITCRPADLLEAEMDKLVAEVKAKATAEGVKLAESVEEDALIDGLFALIGWKFIQNRGNPAAFEPVPGLEPAPAAASTPVPAVAQTAGVTETYTVNVDGKNYHVAVAPGGADIVVKPAVVHSVLDSGPMLAATAPIVSGSGFVESPLAGVVLKVNVNVGSHLSEGDVVLIMEAMKMETEIRAKVAGIVSAVNVRQGDSVGVGDVLVSL, encoded by the coding sequence GTGGAAAAGGTAAATAAGCCCCTAGGAATTACTGAGGTGGTATTACGTGACGCCCATCAGTCAATTCTGGCGACCCGGCTTCGTATCGAAGACATGCTGCCTATTTGTGAGCAGCTTGATCAAATCGGTTACTGGTCTATCGAGTCTTGGGGAGGCGCTACCTTCGATGCCTGTATTCGCTATTTGGGTGATGATCCTTGGGAACGCTTGCGCTTGTTGAAGAAAGCCATGCCCAATACGCCGCAGCAAATGCTGTTCCGTGGCCAAAATATTTTGGGCTACCGACACTATGCCGACGATGTGGTCGATAAATTTGTCGAACGTTGCGTGGTCAACGGTATAGACGTATTTCGGATTTTTGATGCAATGAACGATATGCGCAATATCGAACGTGCGATCAAAGCCGTGCTACATACCGATGCCCATGCTCAGGGTACTATTTCTTACACTACCAGTCCGGTGCACACCATCAAGAAATGGGTTGAGCAAGGCAAGCAGATCGAGGACATGGGTGCGCATTCCATCTGTATCAAGGATATGGCCGGACTGTTGACGCCATACGACGCATACGAACTGATCAGCAAACTGAAAAAAGCCGTGGCGATTCCGATTCACATGCAATGCCATGCCACCACAGGCTTGAGCGTGGGAACTTACATCAAAGCAATCGAGGCCGGTGTGGATAACCTCGATACCGCGATTTCTTCGTTAAGTATGACCTATGGTCACAGTCCTACCGAAACCATCGTTGCCGCTATGGCTGGGCAGAAGCGCGAAACAGGCCTGGATCTGATTAAGCTGGAAAAAATCGCCGCTTATTTCCGCGAAGTGCGCAAAAAATATGCGAAATTCGAAGGCAGCTTGAAAGGTGTTGACGGGCGGATTTTAGTCTCGCAAGTACCGGGCGGCATGCTCACCAATATGGAAAGTCAATTGCGCGAGCAGGGCGCCGCTGATCGTTTTGACGCAGTGTTGCAGGAAATTCCGTTGGTGCGCAAAGACTTGGGTTATATCCCCTTGGTCACGCCAACCTCGCAAATCGTCGGCACCCAGGCGGTGTTGAACGTGCTGGCCGGCGAGCGGTATAAAACCATCAGCAAGGAAACTGCCGGCGTATTGAAAGGCGAATATGGCGCTACGCCTGCGCCTGTTAATAAGGAATTGCAGGCACGTGTGCTGAATGGCGCCGAGCCGATTACCTGCCGGCCAGCGGATTTGCTGGAAGCGGAAATGGACAAGTTGGTAGCCGAAGTAAAAGCTAAAGCCACCGCGGAAGGTGTGAAGCTGGCCGAGAGTGTCGAGGAAGATGCACTGATCGACGGTTTATTTGCGCTAATCGGTTGGAAATTTATTCAAAACCGGGGCAACCCGGCGGCTTTCGAACCGGTTCCGGGATTGGAGCCGGCACCCGCAGCAGCTTCCACCCCCGTGCCTGCAGTTGCGCAAACCGCTGGTGTGACCGAGACATATACAGTTAATGTCGATGGCAAAAACTATCATGTAGCCGTGGCACCCGGCGGTGCTGATATAGTCGTCAAACCGGCTGTGGTTCATTCCGTTTTGGATAGCGGTCCGATGTTAGCGGCTACCGCACCTATAGTTAGTGGCAGTGGGTTTGTGGAATCTCCACTCGCCGGTGTGGTGCTTAAAGTCAACGTCAATGTCGGCTCTCATCTCTCCGAAGGGGATGTAGTTTTGATCATGGAAGCGATGAAAATGGAAACCGAGATCCGCGCCAAAGTCGCTGGCATCGTCAGCGCGGTAAACGTCCGTCAGGGTGATTCCGTCGGGGTTGGCGATGTGCTGGTCTCTTTATAA
- a CDS encoding PEP-CTERM sorting domain-containing protein translates to MLMTLLLGVHATTASAAAFDSNIVIHGSAEFDSTGSPSAPTNATQNGSLSSIISGATTTTTLSGATISGSDPLQGNLTHLGDGFGIGFNASGNSANGVSSVNPLFGDYTFSLKNNSALDSFLVSLKFDFSFQASATDTTRSTTDNGEFAESLVTLHKQDGTELLFAKALSDTINDNQQFLFTNNLVDSATGFGGTLTDSGFLLLTFLLKPGDLINLGDGAAEVSLRGAADSGSFFGNISTLITVDSVVNQRVSTVPEPQSLALLAIGFISLYASKRRANVALANI, encoded by the coding sequence ATGCTGATGACGTTACTGCTGGGAGTGCACGCCACGACAGCATCGGCCGCTGCGTTTGATAGCAATATTGTGATACACGGCTCGGCTGAGTTCGACAGTACCGGCAGCCCATCGGCCCCGACCAATGCCACGCAAAACGGTTCGTTGAGCAGCATCATTAGCGGCGCGACGACGACCACTACTTTGAGTGGTGCAACAATTAGCGGTTCCGATCCCCTTCAGGGAAATTTGACGCATCTTGGCGATGGGTTCGGGATTGGTTTTAACGCTAGCGGCAACTCCGCAAACGGCGTTTCATCCGTTAATCCGCTATTTGGCGACTATACGTTTTCGCTAAAAAACAATTCAGCTTTGGATAGTTTCCTGGTCAGTCTGAAGTTTGACTTCAGTTTTCAAGCCAGCGCCACCGACACGACAAGGTCTACTACCGACAATGGGGAGTTTGCTGAATCCCTTGTAACGCTGCATAAACAAGACGGCACGGAGTTGCTATTTGCGAAAGCGTTATCCGATACTATCAATGACAATCAACAATTTCTGTTCACCAATAATCTGGTCGATTCGGCTACCGGTTTTGGCGGCACATTGACCGATAGCGGTTTCTTGTTGCTGACTTTTCTATTAAAACCCGGCGATTTGATCAATTTAGGCGATGGCGCAGCCGAAGTGTCGTTACGTGGCGCCGCCGATTCCGGTAGTTTCTTTGGCAACATTTCGACGCTGATTACCGTCGACTCAGTCGTCAACCAACGTGTTTCGACTGTCCCTGAACCGCAAAGCCTAGCTTTGCTGGCCATCGGCTTTATCTCCCTATACGCATCCAAACGCCGCGCTAACGTTGCATTGGCTAACATTTAA
- a CDS encoding DDE-type integrase/transposase/recombinase yields the protein MSATAPNQLYSWDITYLPTAIKGQFYYLYLFLDIFSSQIVGWQVFAEESSHYASELLRDIVGREGLQPGQSHPAFR from the coding sequence TTGAGCGCGACAGCACCGAACCAACTTTACAGTTGGGACATTACCTATCTGCCGACCGCCATCAAAGGCCAGTTCTACTATCTCTACCTGTTCCTCGATATTTTCAGTAGCCAGATCGTCGGCTGGCAGGTGTTTGCAGAAGAAAGCAGCCACTACGCCAGCGAGCTGTTGCGGGATATTGTTGGGCGCGAAGGTCTACAACCTGGGCAAAGTCATCCTGCATTCCGATAA
- a CDS encoding peroxiredoxin: MTLAALGSAVPDFEIAATGDKTVKLSDYRGRKVVLYFYPKDNTPGCTQEGQGFRDNIEQFKQLNALIFGVSRDSVKMHEGFKCKQAFPFDLLSDLDESLCSLFDVIKMKNMYGKQVRGIERSTFVIDEAGVLVKEWRKVQVKTHIADVLSYLQSATE, from the coding sequence ATGACTTTAGCCGCTCTCGGCTCTGCCGTTCCCGATTTTGAAATTGCCGCAACCGGCGATAAGACGGTCAAACTTAGCGATTATCGCGGTAGAAAAGTTGTTTTGTATTTTTATCCCAAGGACAACACGCCGGGCTGCACCCAGGAAGGACAAGGGTTCAGGGATAATATCGAACAGTTCAAGCAGTTAAATGCGCTTATCTTCGGGGTATCGCGTGACAGCGTGAAAATGCACGAAGGGTTTAAATGCAAACAGGCATTTCCGTTCGATTTACTATCCGATCTGGACGAGAGTCTGTGTAGTTTATTCGATGTCATTAAAATGAAGAACATGTATGGCAAGCAAGTGCGGGGTATAGAACGCAGCACTTTCGTTATCGACGAAGCCGGTGTGTTGGTCAAGGAATGGCGCAAAGTTCAGGTTAAAACGCACATCGCTGATGTGTTGAGCTATCTGCAATCGGCCACTGAATAA
- a CDS encoding SulP family inorganic anion transporter: MQKPSLSSPLLIGLSSTNHWRQDLTAGFLVFLIALPLCLGIAVASGFPPMAGIISAIVGGLLVSRIGGAQLTITGPAAGLIVVILTSVQTLGDGDAMTGYRYTLAAIVIAGALQTVLGYFKAGRLAAFFPASVVHGMLAAIGIIIISKQLPVMAGVQNQGASILSGIAALPHSLIYFMPQIGLIALAGIVVLIGWPQIQQPLLRKIPAPIIVIASGILLGHLFQLDQLQPGSAFIVPKDILFAPHFLVTFPDSLLASFYLPDFGKLSAFAFWESVVSICLVGSLESLLSAAAVDKLDPEKRYSDLNKELRAVGIGNIVSGMIGGLPMIAEIVRSSANIDAGGRSSWANFFHGGFVLLFVVLFPDLISTIPLASLAALLVYTGFRLASPQAFAKSMDLGKEQLALFVITILAILASNLLIGVLIGIAAKLLLHIGRGVSLGNLLSLSYKLQANGPNSWIIKVSGAALFSNFLALKSQVANLSDGQTIVFDLSAADLIDHTVMEFIAHYQEDYIARGGRCEIHGLADLESLGDHALAARQRR, encoded by the coding sequence ATGCAAAAACCCTCGCTAAGTAGTCCATTACTGATAGGCTTGAGCTCAACCAATCATTGGCGACAAGACCTCACGGCCGGTTTTTTGGTATTTCTGATCGCCTTACCATTGTGTCTAGGCATTGCTGTCGCCTCCGGCTTCCCACCGATGGCCGGCATCATTTCCGCTATCGTCGGCGGCTTGCTGGTATCGCGCATCGGCGGCGCGCAACTCACGATTACCGGCCCGGCAGCCGGCTTGATAGTCGTGATTCTGACCTCGGTGCAAACCCTTGGTGACGGCGACGCCATGACGGGCTACCGTTACACCTTGGCGGCAATCGTCATCGCCGGCGCCTTGCAAACTGTGCTGGGTTACTTCAAGGCGGGCCGGTTGGCGGCATTTTTCCCAGCCTCGGTGGTACACGGCATGCTCGCGGCGATTGGCATTATCATCATCAGCAAACAGTTACCGGTGATGGCTGGCGTGCAAAATCAAGGTGCCAGCATCCTGTCCGGCATCGCTGCCTTGCCGCACAGCCTGATTTATTTCATGCCGCAAATCGGCTTGATTGCATTGGCCGGCATTGTGGTGCTGATCGGCTGGCCGCAAATTCAACAGCCCTTGCTGCGCAAGATTCCGGCGCCGATTATCGTTATCGCTTCGGGCATCCTGCTCGGCCATTTGTTCCAGCTCGATCAATTGCAGCCTGGCTCAGCGTTTATCGTCCCCAAAGACATCCTGTTTGCGCCGCACTTTCTGGTGACCTTCCCGGATAGCCTGTTGGCCAGTTTTTATCTGCCGGATTTCGGCAAATTGAGCGCATTTGCCTTTTGGGAAAGCGTGGTGTCGATCTGCCTGGTCGGCAGCCTGGAAAGCCTGCTCAGCGCCGCGGCAGTTGATAAACTCGATCCGGAAAAACGCTATTCCGACTTAAACAAAGAACTGCGCGCGGTCGGCATTGGCAATATAGTCTCCGGCATGATTGGCGGCCTGCCGATGATCGCCGAAATTGTCCGCAGCTCGGCCAACATCGATGCCGGTGGCCGCAGCAGTTGGGCCAATTTCTTTCACGGTGGCTTCGTACTGTTATTCGTGGTGTTGTTTCCCGATTTGATCTCGACGATACCCTTAGCCTCGCTGGCCGCCCTACTAGTCTATACCGGCTTCAGACTAGCCTCGCCACAAGCCTTTGCCAAAAGTATGGACTTGGGCAAGGAACAATTGGCTTTGTTTGTGATTACCATCTTGGCGATACTGGCCAGCAATTTGTTGATCGGCGTGCTGATCGGCATTGCCGCTAAATTATTGCTGCATATCGGTCGCGGCGTGTCCCTGGGCAACCTGTTGTCACTCTCCTACAAACTGCAAGCCAATGGCCCGAATAGCTGGATAATCAAAGTCAGTGGCGCGGCACTGTTCTCTAACTTTCTGGCGCTAAAAAGCCAGGTCGCCAATCTAAGCGACGGCCAAACCATAGTGTTTGATCTCAGCGCCGCCGACCTGATCGACCACACTGTCATGGAGTTCATCGCCCATTACCAGGAAGACTACATCGCTCGTGGCGGGCGTTGCGAAATCCATGGACTGGCCGATCTGGAATCGTTAGGCGACCATGCTTTAGCCGCTAGACAGCGCAGATAA
- a CDS encoding glycine cleavage system protein R, translating into MQLAITVLGNKSNGFIAEILSALSACQCSVVELRTSNLTQITAAYVLIAGNWNHIAKLEGMLEAIKVRFEIQMTFLRPDETPPVLEGVPYTLETISMDKNDVLFAVTSFLFDRGICIEEINASRHQAAFFNTPVFSTRFVLLVPPEVRILSLREEFLDFCDGLNIDAILEPIKR; encoded by the coding sequence ATGCAACTTGCAATCACAGTGTTGGGCAATAAGTCCAACGGTTTTATCGCGGAAATCCTGTCGGCGCTGAGTGCCTGTCAATGCAGTGTCGTGGAGCTGCGCACCTCCAATCTGACCCAAATCACTGCGGCTTACGTGTTGATCGCCGGCAATTGGAATCATATCGCCAAACTGGAAGGTATGCTGGAGGCGATAAAAGTTCGATTTGAAATTCAAATGACTTTTCTACGGCCGGATGAGACCCCGCCGGTGCTGGAGGGGGTGCCCTATACATTGGAAACTATTTCCATGGATAAGAACGATGTGCTGTTCGCGGTGACTTCGTTTTTATTCGACAGAGGCATTTGTATCGAAGAAATCAATGCCAGCCGCCATCAGGCTGCATTTTTTAATACGCCGGTGTTTTCCACAAGGTTTGTGTTACTGGTGCCGCCGGAAGTGCGCATTTTATCGTTGCGCGAAGAGTTTCTGGATTTCTGCGACGGCTTGAACATCGACGCTATTCTCGAACCCATCAAAAGGTGA
- the pgaD gene encoding poly-beta-1,6-N-acetyl-D-glucosamine biosynthesis protein PgaD, translated as MKDIIINQPHLQSFQQKCGSAFMSVLSWALWLYFLWPLFTLGAWLLGLKSLSDEIRWFGGYKTLLELLQLYGEIVVIIAGVWLFWTLYLSWLHSGVAPKRTVPVTDQQLAVAFKVDEALVSAARASNKVTVHFDNHAVITDIDSQ; from the coding sequence ATGAAAGACATCATCATCAACCAACCGCATTTACAAAGTTTCCAGCAAAAATGTGGCTCGGCGTTTATGTCAGTATTAAGCTGGGCGCTTTGGCTGTATTTTTTATGGCCTTTGTTTACGCTCGGCGCCTGGTTGCTGGGTTTGAAAAGCCTGTCCGACGAGATTCGCTGGTTTGGCGGTTATAAAACGCTATTGGAATTATTGCAGTTGTACGGCGAAATCGTGGTGATCATTGCCGGTGTTTGGTTGTTTTGGACTTTGTATTTGTCCTGGCTGCATTCCGGCGTCGCCCCAAAGCGGACCGTACCGGTAACGGATCAACAGTTGGCCGTGGCATTCAAAGTCGATGAGGCTTTAGTATCGGCGGCACGAGCCAGCAACAAAGTAACGGTACACTTTGATAATCATGCAGTGATTACCGATATAGATTCGCAGTAG
- a CDS encoding phage tail protein yields the protein MSKPTFKPLLKLAMIAITGLPVSASACGSDPFLGEICTFTYNFCPRGYLEAAGQTLSIAQNTALFSLLGTQYGGDGVQTFALPDLRGRSPIGAGQGPGLLPISVGEEVGRDSVTLSQGQMPRHTHLAQTFLDNVFATIEAVSTTGNKSTPTGNVLAASTSRDNIYSSDTPNVSLKANIIKFTGTPNTAIEIAGASEPFDNRSPALGIKYCIATQGIFPSHP from the coding sequence ATGTCAAAACCAACATTCAAACCACTATTAAAACTGGCCATGATCGCTATCACCGGCTTACCAGTGTCAGCCTCCGCTTGCGGTTCCGACCCCTTTCTGGGCGAGATTTGCACATTTACCTATAATTTTTGTCCGCGCGGTTATTTGGAAGCCGCCGGACAGACCCTGAGCATTGCGCAAAATACAGCCTTGTTTTCCTTATTAGGTACGCAGTATGGCGGCGATGGGGTGCAGACCTTCGCGTTGCCGGACCTGCGCGGCCGTTCGCCGATTGGGGCCGGGCAAGGTCCGGGGCTATTGCCAATATCGGTTGGCGAAGAAGTTGGCAGAGACAGTGTAACTCTAAGCCAAGGCCAAATGCCTAGACACACCCATCTTGCGCAAACTTTTTTAGATAATGTTTTTGCTACGATTGAAGCTGTAAGTACAACCGGCAATAAGAGTACTCCCACCGGCAATGTATTAGCGGCCTCGACATCGAGAGATAACATCTATTCAAGCGATACCCCCAATGTTTCCCTAAAGGCAAACATCATAAAGTTTACGGGTACGCCAAACACTGCCATTGAAATTGCGGGAGCCAGCGAGCCGTTTGATAACCGTTCACCTGCTTTGGGTATCAAATACTGCATAGCCACGCAAGGTATTTTTCCTTCCCACCCATAA